Below is a window of Rhea pennata isolate bPtePen1 chromosome 2, bPtePen1.pri, whole genome shotgun sequence DNA.
ATTCTCATTGTAATTTGCATGAGATTTCAGTTAGTAAGAGCATCTTGTtgaaatatgcattaaaaagtCCATAACATTAGAGTAATGGACACACTCCAGAACACTTCTGTGGTCTAGCTTCCTCATAAAGATCTTAAATGACTATCTTAATTAGACCCTAATATTAATAGGAATATTACATAAAGCTAAATGAGGATATAAACTTCAATAAAGGGTACTTCCACCCAAGCTTCTGCCCTCTGGTCTCCATATACCAGATCATTCTGGAACATTTTCATTCTCCATCCTGCTTCCATtgattactctttttttttaagcttttagcAACAAACAATGCCTTTTTCCCAACAAAGACTTTCAAATCTGTCAGAGTGAAAAAGGAATTACCTTGCTTGGGTTGATTCATGATATTCTTGATTACTCTCCAGGCATTCTTTCAGTCAAAGCACTAGGAAACTAATGAGATGACCTACTACAGAGTAAGTTAACTTGGTCACTTCACTCTTTTCTTATGTGCTGATTTTGTTCTAATGAGCTGTTAGAGAGGAGTCCAAACAGAAGAAAGTCTATTGCTCCGGTCGAGTGTGCATCTTTTCCGTTCATTAGCAACCCAGAGGCTATTGTGGAGCCTTGAAGTGACATACAAACGTACCTTCTAGAGCTGCCTCGTTAAAGGTATCCCTGTAAAGCACATATACGTACAACCTTCTGGCAAAGCAGCCCCAGTTAGATCACTCAGATCCTTCCTTACACAGTAATAAGGACTAAGCGTAGAGTTGTGCCTGCATTGTTCTATTAagtttcctctttcattttccGTATCACAGCATGCTCAGTCAAAGCTATTTTGGTGCTTCACTGatcaaactgattttttcctttgatgatAATATGAAATATGATAGGATAATAGGGTTGTTATATAATCAGAGTAGACAGCAGGGAGCTAAATTTGTGTTGTTTTGATGAAGAGCACATTAGTGTGACATAAATAGACTAAtctgatttattattattatttctaatgcTTAATAATAGGGAAGGGTAGGGGAAACGAGACTCTGGAGAATGAAAACGCATCGCAAAGTGATTGCAAAAGTCAGTGTGCTATTGAAACACGTTAGGAATTTTCGACATTACGATGCCTTGTCATAAGCAAAAGCAATACTACCTGCTTCCAGCTGAATTTCAAATGAACAAATAGAGAGCAAGAGAGGCTGTTTTGAGAGAAATAATGTCTTAAGTTCAGTAAAACTAATAATGTACAGGACAGaatattctgtgaaaaacaCAGTTATGGGAAGAAAGTCAGTATTTATGTTGGACAGAAAGTAGTCAGAGATGGAGCAGACAAATAAGCTCACCAACCTGAATTTAtatgttttactgaaaagatGGGATTAACTTTAGGacaaaagcttctctttcaCTATATTCTGCCTGTTCCAACTCCAGACAGCCCAGATCGCTCATTTACATAACATCAGGCaagaagcatgaaaaaaaataaaaaaaaaaaaaaaaaaaaagaagaagaagaagaagaagaagaagaggaagaagaagaagaggaagaagaagaagaagaagaagaagaagaaaaggcattttcagcatatttttccaGGTTTCCTCTTATGTACATGAGAACTCTTGTATTGTGGCTGCTCACAAAGCAAAGTCTTGAAAGAATTCAATGTCTGAATGCATGAAGCCTTTGCAAAGGATTTGTCTGGCCACTCTAAAATCTCATGTgtaccccctccccccccccaaaaaaaaaaaaaaaaaagaaaaaaaaagaaaaaaagaaaaaaaagaaaggaaattggACAGAATCACAGGTTCctcatgcagaaaataaaaatggtattCAAAAATTTCACAGAACGCAGATACATTTTACTGCAACACTTTCCCAAATACACACTTTTTATAGCTTTTAGACTCAAAAGTATCACTGAGGCATCTATTCTGGTTCCTTCATACCAAcatgcatagattttttttcaaccaCATTCATAAACTTTGACTGAACTAAAGCAGAATCTTCAGGAAGTCACTGGGTTTTAATGCAAAGACTAAGTGACAGATACCTGGATAACCTAAGTTAGTTGTTCCCCTGATTAAATACCTCCTGTATTAAAATTTACTCTTAGTTTATGGTTCCTGAAGGaaaattttgtaatatttcagCTGGAATATGTATCAACTTTGAACTTCTGGAGTTCAACACCATATATAGgacatttaaatattattttcacatgtaacagaaagagaattttcctcttttcttaaaagaaaaaaggaaaaagctaataaatatttttaatattttttttcacaaaactgCTTAAAGTTTTTGTGACTGCTAAAGTTCTGTGACAAATATTCTCCTTTACAAGGCAGACAGAGGTTCATATTCCAAGTTCTGCAAAAATGCaaactcttcctgtttttctccaaTGTCAAATGTACCCAGTAGATGTACAGCATATAGACATATATATTCCAGAAATACGTATCATTTCCTTATCTCCTTAGCAGGAAAGGAGACTTGCAATTAGTTGCACTTTTGGGATGCCATCAACAAAGTCTGTGAAAGTTAATCTTGACTAGGCAGTGAGCCCTGTGCACCACCCTCCTGGACACTAGTCTCTAGGTGACTATCACTGAGATGGTTTACAAGACCCCAAAACTACTTTTCTAGCTATGCTTGCTTCAACACTTCTGCCATCAACGTCTGCCTTAGGATGTGATACCAGCAGCACATAATCAATTTACCCAGCATTCTTGCATATTATGCTGAAGGTTGTTATACCTATATGTTAGGCTGAGAAAGTCCATTTTCTTTCAACCTCATTAAAACTTCTATAGTTGTTTCTTCACTAATCTTAACAGAAGTTTTCATGCCACAGCGATTTAATTTCCCAAAGGAAGTTGCATAGGGAAGTCAAAGTTATGGATACTTGTTTTTCATTAACTTGTTGAAAGACAAATAAGGAAATTAGGAGAACATAAACATATTTGATATAGCTAATAATTTAAAGCCAGGgagaagagaacagagaagGGAGGACACTCCTTATTTCTCTCTATTAGTGGTCTTTACAGATGCTTCTTTGGAAGGGTATCAAGATCCATCAGCACACAGAGCTCAGAGTTGAGGTTTGTATGAAAACACACCATCTATTGAAGAAAGAATATGGAAGATTATGGAAGATTATTGCTTTTACACTGAAAGCACAAAACAGTAGAATCAGCAGGAGGTGATTAGTgctaaaaaagatttttttttttttttttttacagcaaattAACAGGGAAGGCAATTTGAAAGATAGCATTAATTCAGAGACAATCGTGCAGGTTTCTAAAAATCCCAGTCCTGCTCCTGTCAAATTGAAGATAAATCTCCCAAAGCACTAAATCCCATGTAATCTTTGCAAATTCCTATTGTCTTCAGTGGGAGCTGGATTAGGCCTCTAATTTGGTTCCATAAATCTGTATGGCCCGGATCAACCACCAAGCGATGGACAATCTCCAAGGAACAACTCTACTGTAAAGTGGTGTCAACATCCTTCACTAAAACTTGCCAATGCAATCCACTCCCAATGTTACCCTCTAAACACTGGAGTAAAACTGCTTTTGCCCAACACTGCTACATGCATTTTGCCTTTTCGCCAAGCAAAAAAGCAATACCACATCTAATCTCACAAGTTCCCAGTGAGCCAAACACAAGATACTGTCCCTTGAATTCTTCCTGAGACCAACAAAGGCTTTCCATTATTTACAAATCAAAAGCATTTAGAGACAatcatctttaattttttatttaaaacaaggaaTGCCCTGTCACtgttatataagaaaaaaatatacatccACCTATTTATACCCATCCTAATCCAAGCATTCCAAAAAATATAATTCCTATTCATGCAGGTAATTGCTGcacaataaaataatagtagtaataataataattaataataataataataaaattttataaataaaataaaaaataacaaaatagacACTCTTTACTTCCAACAATTCTCCCATTTATCATAAAAATTCCACTTGCACAGCAAATTGTTGGAACAGTTGCAAatggtgaaaaataaatatagttaAATCAATAGGATTATTTGCTTTTGATTATTAATTCCATTGCTagtttttcttgtgtttttaataTGCATACCAGTTTTACAAAGtgcatgctttattttatttttttaaattttgaactGGCAAGCTAAAGTGATCcatcttttcctgcctttttatGTTAATACAATCTAAAATCTAGCATTAGAAAATTTATCATGATACACCTTGTATATTGACTGCTTATGGCGCATGCTTGACttggcaaaaaacaaaacaaattgcctcccctcccaccccattCTTTTTTGGAAGCAATCTAAAAGTTAAAAGCAGGCTGGAACACAATTGctttaagggggaaaaaaaaaataatacctgATGCTTTAATTTCTGTCACATGGCACTAGTTGTGGAATtgcacgcacacatacacacgcacatacCCAACACGCACGCAAGCACGCTCGCACGCAGCAACCTGCTTGTGAGGAAAATAGTTTATTAGGTCAGGAGTGCCAGTGGCACATGAAGGCTCCCAGCTGTGTGTGCAACTTTGGATTTGGTACCCACTTCACGTCACCTTGAATCCTCTGACATCCACCGAGGGGGTAATGTAAGGCATACTTTGCTGGAACAGTAATAATCCATGCTTCATGCTCAAGAGCTGAGTCTCAGAGGAGGACTGGCTTGCTCTACTCCCTTTGGCCTCACTCCGTCTCACtcaaggaacaaaataaaaacaaaacaacgaAGAAAAACTGgggaaaacaaggaaagcaaatgaagacAGATCACTTTATATGGACTTTCGCCTTTTCATCAGCCTGTGGTTATCTGTAAAGCTGTGCAACCCAGGTGAGACAGAGCTGACAGGAGATGGGAAAAGGctgttttttaatgtgcttgGCGAGATCTCCTCTATCTTGTAAGAGATGGAGTGAAAGTACTGGGGGTTCAGCTTTGAGCTGAACGAATTTTGGTGGGACACCACCCGGCTGGTGTACTCATGGGACCTGTAACACATGCAGGAACAAACTGACTGAAGGTCTGTAACTTCGGCCTTGTACCGCGGCCGACCGTGCTGGGAGTCCTCTTGGATGTGGATAATCATGCTGTTGCGATTCCCTGCCAGGGACGCCCGTTCCTCGGCATCCCGCCTCTCGTCCTCGCTGTTCATGGTTAAGAACCTGAGAACAACCAGATTTAGAAATGCCCCAATGACTGTCAACCCTACTAGAATGTACATAAAGCTAAAAGCCACATAGAGAGGCTTCTTTTGAAGGGCCCCTTTGGTCTGCAGGGCCACATAGTCTCCAAACCCTATTGTAGTCAATGTTATAAAGCAGTAATAGTAAGCATGGAAAAAGCTCCATTCCTCATACTGGGAAAAGGCTGCTGCTCCAATGCAGAGTGTTCCCATACAGGAGAAGAAACCCACAGTGACCATGTTTTCCATGGAGACCTCGGTGCTCCTCATCCCACAGCACTTTTTGATGCGTTTCAAGAGGTACTTGACGAAGGTGTTCATGCGCTCGCCCAAGCTCTGGAACATGACGAGTGTCAGTGGGATCCCCAGAACTGCGTAGAACATGCAAAAGGCCTTCCCCGCATCAGTCCCCGGGGCAGCATGTCCATAACCTGGGAGAGGGAATGAAAAGACAATACAGTCAGCAAGGTGGTTGATTACCACAGCTCCTGAACCTCAGTAACTCAAACATTGCAGCAGATTCAAAACCACAGTGGCTCAGAGGTCACCACACTCAGAGAATCTTCCTATCTCCATACTCATATTCTGTatccataaaaaataaacaagacaCAAAAAACACAGGAGTGAGGAAGACGAAAGAATGGGCAAGACATC
It encodes the following:
- the KCNK9 gene encoding potassium channel subfamily K member 9, whose protein sequence is MALRPGTPWFGQVLRRVSRLQGTWSRRSSSLLCLSSSQEPEQAGGERPPPPQRKLPRSSGSGGGRRRPPRQPPPCCGCCGLSDPRAARGGHGPLTRPLLAAMKRQNVRTLSLIICTFTYLLVGAAVFDALESDNEMREEEKLKAEEIRLKGKYNITSEDYRQLELVIMQSEPHRAGVQWKFAGSFYFAITVITTIGYGHAAPGTDAGKAFCMFYAVLGIPLTLVMFQSLGERMNTFVKYLLKRIKKCCGMRSTEVSMENMVTVGFFSCMGTLCIGAAAFSQYEEWSFFHAYYYCFITLTTIGFGDYVALQTKGALQKKPLYVAFSFMYILVGLTVIGAFLNLVVLRFLTMNSEDERRDAEERASLAGNRNSMIIHIQEDSQHGRPRYKAEVTDLQSVCSCMCYRSHEYTSRVVSHQNSFSSKLNPQYFHSISYKIEEISPSTLKNSLFPSPVSSVSPGLHSFTDNHRLMKRRKSI